One part of the Hydrogenobacter sp. T-2 genome encodes these proteins:
- a CDS encoding nicotinate phosphoribosyltransferase: protein MQGKGLFTDLYELTMAQAYLENNKVGRAVFSLFVRKLPENRNFLVSCGLEPLIEALGEFKFGSEELRYLKSLNMFKDWFLDYLEQYQFRGNLYAIREGMIVLQNEPLIQIEGSLPEVQILETLVINIVHYNTLVASKSARCYLASKGKALVDFGLRRAHGLDAGLYGARACYITGFTGTSNLCAGRKYAIPVFGTMAHSFVMVFEEEEEAFRAFARSFPDKTVFLIDTYNTFEGAKKALKLLREGIRVVGVRVDSGDLLEECVKVKELFQREGFWDIRIVVSGGLDEEDIHKLVSNGAPVDIFGVGTKVLTSADAPYLDIAYKLVEYEGKPKFKLSPGKQTFPYKRQVIRHYENGLMCYDEVIPYREGGLVELVFKEGNLTKPLPTLEEIRETFFNELSKLPEELKSISKKRDYNVLLKEV, encoded by the coding sequence ATGCAGGGAAAGGGGCTCTTTACAGACCTGTATGAGCTCACCATGGCTCAGGCTTACCTTGAAAACAACAAGGTGGGCAGGGCGGTCTTTAGCCTTTTTGTGAGAAAACTTCCAGAAAACAGAAACTTTCTCGTATCCTGTGGGCTTGAGCCTCTCATTGAAGCCCTTGGGGAGTTCAAGTTTGGTAGTGAGGAGTTAAGGTATCTGAAGTCCTTGAACATGTTTAAGGACTGGTTTTTGGATTATCTGGAGCAGTATCAGTTCAGGGGAAACCTCTACGCTATAAGGGAGGGTATGATAGTCCTTCAAAATGAACCGCTTATTCAGATAGAAGGGTCTTTGCCGGAGGTGCAGATCCTTGAGACGCTCGTTATAAACATAGTGCATTACAATACGCTTGTTGCCTCAAAATCCGCAAGGTGCTACTTGGCATCTAAGGGTAAAGCTCTTGTGGACTTTGGCTTGAGAAGAGCTCATGGGCTTGACGCAGGTCTATACGGAGCGAGGGCTTGCTATATAACAGGTTTTACAGGAACCTCAAACCTCTGCGCAGGAAGGAAGTATGCCATTCCCGTCTTTGGCACTATGGCACACTCCTTTGTTATGGTCTTTGAGGAAGAGGAGGAAGCCTTTAGGGCTTTTGCAAGGAGCTTTCCAGACAAGACGGTGTTTCTCATAGACACCTATAATACCTTCGAGGGGGCAAAAAAGGCTTTAAAACTCCTCAGAGAAGGTATAAGGGTTGTGGGAGTAAGGGTTGACAGTGGAGACCTACTTGAGGAATGCGTGAAAGTCAAGGAGCTTTTCCAGAGGGAAGGCTTTTGGGATATAAGGATTGTGGTAAGTGGTGGGCTTGATGAAGAGGACATACACAAACTTGTATCAAATGGTGCACCAGTGGATATCTTTGGCGTTGGCACTAAGGTTTTGACCTCTGCGGACGCTCCCTATCTTGATATAGCCTACAAGCTGGTGGAATATGAAGGAAAGCCAAAGTTTAAGTTAAGCCCCGGAAAGCAAACCTTTCCCTACAAAAGACAAGTCATAAGGCACTATGAAAATGGTCTTATGTGCTACGATGAGGTTATTCCCTACAGAGAGGGAGGGCTTGTGGAGCTTGTATTCAAAGAGGGAAACCTTACAAAGCCACTGCCTACCTTGGAAGAGATAAGAGAAACCTTCTTTAATGAGCTTTCCAAATTGCCTGAGGAGTTAAAGTCCATAAGCAAGAAAAGGGATTATAATGTTTTATTAAAGGAGGTTTAG
- a CDS encoding acetyl-CoA carboxylase carboxyltransferase subunit alpha — protein sequence MFPDFERELQEIYQKVEQLKRLYSLGDKEREKELRKAQREFLKKSKEIYSKLDPWERVLLARHPQRPHAVDYINLIFKNFIELHGDRCFGDDKSLVAGFAYFDAFPVAVIGQEKGRTTKEKMERNFGMPHPEGYRKAIRIAKLAEKYGMPVITLIDTPGAYPGIGAEERGQSEAIAQSLYTFGYLKVPSIAVIIGEGGSGGALALGVANRVLMLENAVYSVISPEGCAAILWKDQGKVKEASKALKLTAQDLLRLGVIDAIVPEPLGSAHWDHKRSARVLKYVLRKCLRELLQMKPEELVQERVRKFERMGVFVEL from the coding sequence ATGTTTCCAGATTTTGAGAGGGAGCTTCAAGAGATATACCAAAAGGTTGAGCAACTCAAAAGACTATACAGTCTTGGAGACAAAGAGAGGGAAAAGGAGCTCAGAAAAGCTCAAAGGGAATTCTTAAAAAAGAGCAAAGAGATATATTCAAAACTTGACCCTTGGGAGAGGGTTCTCCTTGCAAGACATCCTCAAAGACCACACGCAGTTGACTACATAAACCTCATATTCAAAAACTTCATAGAGCTTCATGGAGATAGGTGTTTTGGAGATGACAAGTCCTTAGTGGCTGGTTTTGCTTACTTTGACGCTTTCCCTGTGGCGGTGATAGGTCAAGAAAAGGGTAGGACAACAAAGGAGAAGATGGAAAGGAACTTTGGCATGCCTCATCCCGAAGGATATAGAAAGGCTATAAGGATAGCAAAGTTGGCGGAAAAGTATGGTATGCCTGTTATAACACTTATAGACACACCGGGAGCATATCCGGGTATAGGTGCGGAAGAGAGGGGACAGTCTGAAGCCATAGCCCAAAGTCTATATACCTTTGGCTACTTGAAAGTTCCAAGTATTGCGGTGATAATAGGAGAGGGTGGCTCTGGTGGTGCCCTTGCTCTTGGAGTTGCCAATAGGGTGCTTATGTTAGAAAATGCGGTCTATTCGGTGATATCTCCTGAAGGCTGTGCGGCAATACTTTGGAAAGACCAAGGCAAGGTAAAGGAAGCCTCAAAAGCCCTCAAGCTCACAGCCCAAGACCTTCTAAGGCTTGGAGTTATAGATGCCATAGTGCCAGAGCCTCTTGGTTCAGCCCATTGGGACCACAAAAGAAGTGCAAGGGTGCTAAAATACGTCTTAAGAAAATGCCTGAGAGAACTCTTACAAATGAAACCCGAGGAGTTAGTGCAGGAAAGGGTCAGAAAGTTTGAGAGGATGGGGGTTTTTGTGGAGCTATGA
- the hemL gene encoding glutamate-1-semialdehyde 2,1-aminomutase gives MRNSELFERAKAIMPGGVSSPVRAFKAVGGEPIIVSRAQGSRLWDVEGKEYIDFLMSWGPLILGHSHPKVVEAVCEQAKKGLSYGLTNEHEITLAELVVSAMPSVEMVRFVSSGTEATMSAIRLARGYTGKKYVVKFDGCYHGHGDSLLVSAGSGVATLGIPGTPGVPEDIASLTLVIPYNDPQAFEEVFKKYGEDVACVIVEPVAGNMGVVLPKPGFLEKIREITREYGALVICDEVITNFRLSKGGAQELFGRDPDITCMGKIIGGGMPLGAYGGRREIMQKVAPEGPVYQAGTLSGNPLSMVAGIATLKELFTLKPYEELEKLTRKLTSGISEILHRNGIPHRINQIASMFTVFFTEEEVYDYETAKRSDREMFGKFFRSLLREGVLIPPAQFEAWFLSTAHTEEDIHLALEKIDKAVASL, from the coding sequence ATGAGGAACAGTGAGCTCTTTGAAAGGGCAAAGGCAATTATGCCGGGAGGTGTTAGCTCTCCCGTTAGGGCTTTCAAGGCTGTAGGTGGAGAGCCTATAATAGTCTCAAGGGCTCAAGGTTCAAGGCTTTGGGATGTGGAGGGCAAAGAATACATTGACTTTCTCATGTCTTGGGGTCCTCTTATCCTTGGGCATTCTCATCCTAAAGTGGTGGAGGCGGTGTGTGAACAAGCTAAGAAGGGTCTTTCTTATGGACTAACCAACGAGCATGAGATAACCCTTGCGGAGCTTGTGGTATCCGCTATGCCTTCGGTGGAGATGGTTAGGTTTGTCTCCTCTGGCACAGAGGCTACCATGTCCGCCATAAGGTTAGCACGAGGATATACGGGAAAAAAATACGTGGTAAAGTTTGACGGATGCTATCATGGGCATGGGGATAGCCTTTTGGTGAGTGCTGGCTCTGGTGTTGCCACCCTTGGTATACCAGGGACACCGGGAGTTCCAGAAGATATAGCAAGTCTCACTCTCGTAATTCCTTATAACGACCCACAAGCCTTTGAGGAAGTCTTCAAAAAGTATGGAGAGGACGTAGCCTGTGTTATTGTAGAGCCTGTGGCTGGCAATATGGGAGTGGTTTTACCAAAGCCTGGCTTCTTAGAGAAAATAAGAGAGATAACAAGGGAATACGGTGCCTTAGTCATATGCGACGAAGTGATAACAAACTTTAGGCTTTCAAAGGGTGGTGCACAGGAGCTCTTTGGTAGAGACCCAGATATTACCTGTATGGGGAAAATAATAGGGGGCGGTATGCCGTTGGGAGCTTATGGAGGAAGAAGAGAAATAATGCAAAAGGTGGCACCAGAGGGTCCAGTATATCAAGCAGGAACCCTTTCTGGCAATCCACTTTCTATGGTAGCAGGTATTGCAACCCTCAAGGAGCTCTTCACTCTAAAGCCATACGAAGAGTTAGAAAAGCTTACAAGAAAGCTTACTTCTGGCATATCGGAGATTTTGCACAGAAATGGAATACCCCATAGGATAAACCAGATAGCCTCTATGTTTACCGTCTTCTTTACAGAGGAGGAGGTCTACGACTACGAGACAGCCAAAAGATCAGATAGAGAGATGTTTGGTAAGTTCTTCAGGTCTCTGCTTAGAGAAGGCGTTCTCATACCTCCTGCTCAGTTTGAGGCATGGTTTCTTAGCACAGCACACACAGAAGAAGACATACACTTGGCTCTTGAGAAGATAGACAAGGCGGTAGCATCACTTTAA
- a CDS encoding M67 family metallopeptidase yields the protein MLRIKGSALQKAIAQAERDYPYETCGLLLGKVEGNLRTVFGVYETPNANPDRKHDRYEIAPEDYLKAEKKAKEFGLEIVGVYHSHPDHPDRPSQFDEERAFEGFSYLILSVSKGKVVSYRSWELVDQKFREEEILIFG from the coding sequence ATGCTAAGGATTAAAGGCTCTGCTCTTCAGAAGGCTATAGCACAAGCGGAGAGAGATTACCCTTATGAAACCTGTGGTCTTCTTTTAGGAAAAGTGGAAGGAAACCTAAGGACTGTCTTTGGAGTATATGAAACACCCAACGCAAACCCCGACAGAAAACATGACCGTTATGAGATAGCACCAGAAGATTACCTAAAGGCTGAAAAAAAGGCAAAAGAGTTTGGGCTTGAGATAGTGGGCGTATACCATTCCCACCCCGACCATCCAGATAGACCTTCTCAATTTGATGAGGAAAGGGCTTTTGAAGGCTTTTCTTATCTAATACTTTCTGTAAGCAAAGGCAAGGTGGTCTCCTACAGAAGCTGGGAGCTTGTTGACCAAAAGTTTAGAGAGGAAGAGATTTTAATATTTGGATGA
- a CDS encoding lytic transglycosylase domain-containing protein, whose amino-acid sequence MVLLLFLILPFLAYAQLPIEYTLFMNYMERRDISIGYRILRDYPHVVFKDDLMLLLAQDEVKVGQIQSAQKLLMDINPRNLREDLRREYVKLWKELGLDPKVGFLKSPVLFREYIPSIKLSPEEALSASEELFRRRYYREVVLLLEGMDFQRVCYMLGMSLKSLRESERAFEAFQSCEEDRARVELATMQYEMGQRAGVEETLSSIKDRNLLSDALFRLGRLNMHRGNFYEAINYLIRMEPSHRRDFNLGLSYYAIGDYARAFEYFVNSTRNTQRRDEMSAGNFWAYKSALLLGREDAGEHLIRASNGTGFYHAVASSMLSLPVASRAMRVVMEDESFPKTARIIRAIWEAGFPEYARLEAFKRLRDISSSDVIALSRLDPHLAIRLAVRKYGYGSFVYNAVAFPKPYRNIVERVSERYSVESALIYAVMRQESLFDPYAVSVANARGLMQVIDSTAQYVARREGIRIRNIYDPETNITLGTAYLRYLSDQWRGDLVRTLASYNAGPGRVRSWVQHEDQYLFIETIPLRETRDYVKRVLYNYYVYSELLK is encoded by the coding sequence ATGGTTTTACTACTGTTTTTAATACTTCCTTTTCTTGCCTACGCTCAGCTACCGATAGAATACACACTTTTTATGAACTACATGGAAAGGAGGGACATATCAATTGGATATAGAATATTGAGAGATTACCCACACGTGGTTTTCAAAGATGATTTAATGCTTCTTCTTGCCCAAGATGAGGTAAAAGTAGGACAAATTCAATCTGCTCAAAAACTTTTGATGGATATAAACCCAAGAAACCTCAGGGAGGACCTGAGGAGAGAATATGTAAAGCTTTGGAAGGAGCTGGGTTTAGACCCAAAGGTAGGCTTTTTAAAGTCTCCCGTGCTCTTTAGGGAATATATTCCTAGCATAAAACTGAGTCCAGAAGAAGCTCTATCTGCGTCAGAAGAACTCTTTAGGAGAAGATATTACAGAGAAGTGGTTTTGCTTCTTGAGGGTATGGACTTCCAGAGAGTTTGTTATATGCTTGGTATGTCCCTGAAATCTCTCAGAGAGAGTGAAAGGGCTTTTGAAGCATTTCAAAGTTGTGAAGAAGATAGGGCAAGGGTTGAACTGGCTACAATGCAGTATGAAATGGGGCAAAGGGCAGGGGTTGAGGAAACCCTGTCATCTATCAAAGATAGGAACCTTCTTTCAGATGCCCTTTTTAGGCTTGGAAGACTAAACATGCATAGAGGAAATTTCTACGAAGCCATAAACTACCTTATCCGTATGGAGCCATCCCATAGAAGAGATTTTAACCTTGGACTTTCCTATTACGCCATTGGGGACTATGCGAGAGCTTTTGAATACTTTGTAAACTCAACAAGGAACACTCAAAGAAGAGATGAGATGTCCGCTGGCAATTTCTGGGCATATAAGAGTGCGCTGCTCTTAGGGAGAGAGGACGCGGGAGAGCATCTTATAAGGGCTTCCAACGGCACAGGTTTTTATCATGCGGTTGCCAGTTCCATGTTGAGTCTTCCAGTGGCAAGTAGAGCGATGAGGGTAGTGATGGAAGATGAGAGCTTTCCAAAAACCGCGAGGATAATAAGAGCCATATGGGAAGCGGGGTTTCCTGAGTATGCAAGGCTTGAGGCTTTTAAAAGGCTTAGGGACATTAGCTCCTCTGACGTAATAGCCTTATCGCGTCTTGACCCACATCTTGCCATAAGGCTTGCGGTCAGAAAATACGGCTATGGTAGTTTTGTATATAATGCGGTAGCCTTTCCGAAACCTTATAGAAATATCGTAGAAAGAGTCTCAGAAAGGTATTCCGTAGAGAGTGCTCTAATATACGCAGTTATGAGGCAGGAAAGCCTTTTTGACCCTTACGCTGTCTCTGTGGCAAATGCCAGAGGGCTTATGCAGGTTATAGATAGCACTGCACAGTATGTGGCAAGAAGAGAAGGAATAAGAATAAGAAACATCTACGATCCAGAGACCAATATAACGCTTGGCACCGCTTACTTGAGATACCTCTCTGACCAGTGGAGAGGTGACCTTGTAAGAACTCTTGCCAGCTACAACGCAGGACCTGGAAGAGTAAGAAGCTGGGTGCAACACGAAGACCAATATCTTTTTATAGAGACAATACCTCTTAGAGAAACCAGAGACTACGTCAAGAGGGTGCTTTATAACTACTATGTATACTCAGAGCTTTTAAAGTGA
- a CDS encoding PD-(D/E)XK nuclease family protein, with amino-acid sequence MAKRVFVEKAKRFLRKVLQEPELREYVVKELSTHFADKEKTEDNIERLYRELVRIGDELVRLREEQERKWQEQSSLWQEQNKRWEEQNKRWEEQNKRWEEQDRRWEEQRKLWEEQNKRWEEQNRRWEEQQKINRELMEEIKKLHRKYDTGIGALGARWGLRAESSFREAIKGILEEDFPVKVERYLAYDQEGEVFGRPDQVELDLIIRDGKTLIAEIKSSMSKSDVFVLKRKVEFYKKREGKEVDRVLIISPMVDSKAMNLAKEYGFEVYSYPEDVEGLNEEQ; translated from the coding sequence ATGGCAAAAAGAGTTTTTGTAGAGAAGGCAAAAAGGTTTTTGAGGAAGGTTTTGCAAGAACCCGAGCTTAGAGAGTATGTAGTTAAGGAGCTGTCCACTCACTTTGCAGACAAGGAAAAAACAGAAGATAACATAGAGAGGCTCTACAGAGAACTGGTAAGGATAGGCGATGAGCTTGTGAGGCTTAGAGAGGAACAGGAAAGAAAGTGGCAGGAGCAAAGCAGTCTCTGGCAGGAACAAAACAAGAGATGGGAAGAGCAGAATAAAAGATGGGAAGAGCAGAACAAAAGATGGGAAGAACAAGATAGGAGATGGGAGGAACAAAGGAAACTATGGGAAGAGCAGAACAAAAGGTGGGAAGAGCAAAATAGAAGGTGGGAAGAGCAGCAAAAAATAAATAGAGAGCTGATGGAAGAGATTAAGAAACTCCATAGGAAATACGACACGGGCATAGGGGCATTGGGTGCAAGGTGGGGGTTAAGAGCGGAAAGCTCCTTTAGAGAGGCTATAAAAGGCATACTTGAAGAAGACTTTCCTGTGAAGGTGGAAAGGTATTTAGCTTACGACCAAGAGGGAGAAGTTTTTGGAAGACCAGACCAAGTGGAGCTTGACCTGATAATAAGGGATGGTAAAACCCTTATTGCGGAGATAAAGTCTTCAATGAGTAAGTCTGATGTGTTTGTTTTGAAAAGAAAAGTGGAGTTTTACAAAAAGAGAGAAGGCAAAGAGGTAGATAGGGTCTTGATTATATCCCCTATGGTGGACTCAAAGGCGATGAACCTTGCAAAGGAGTATGGCTTTGAGGTTTATTCCTACCCAGAAGATGTGGAGGGTCTAAATGAGGAACAGTGA
- the gmk gene encoding guanylate kinase has product MLFVLSAPSGTGKTTIADRLLKSCPKVKRIITATTRPQREGEVHGVDYIFMDREEFERKIEEGYFLEYAKVYGNYYGTPKDQVLRNEEEGIDSLLVIDVQGAKKVKEVYPENVLIFLMPPSLEELRRRLLGRGYGRENLEQRLQKAEEEIACAKHFDYIVVNEFIDKTVEALHTIIVAHRYRRENFLKKPNVNDEAISRILSKVSCKSFESL; this is encoded by the coding sequence ATGCTCTTCGTCCTTTCCGCACCCTCTGGAACAGGTAAAACTACGATAGCGGATAGACTTCTCAAAAGCTGTCCCAAGGTAAAGAGGATAATAACCGCAACCACAAGACCACAAAGAGAGGGAGAGGTGCACGGTGTGGACTACATCTTCATGGATAGGGAAGAGTTTGAAAGAAAGATAGAGGAAGGCTATTTTCTTGAATACGCTAAGGTCTACGGAAACTACTACGGCACACCCAAGGACCAAGTCCTAAGGAACGAAGAAGAAGGCATAGACTCCCTTCTCGTTATAGACGTGCAGGGTGCAAAGAAGGTAAAGGAGGTCTATCCAGAAAACGTGCTTATCTTTCTTATGCCACCAAGCCTTGAGGAACTAAGGAGGAGGCTCTTGGGTAGAGGCTACGGCAGGGAAAACTTAGAACAAAGGCTTCAAAAGGCTGAAGAGGAGATAGCCTGTGCAAAACACTTTGACTATATAGTGGTAAACGAGTTTATAGACAAGACCGTTGAAGCTCTTCACACAATAATAGTTGCTCACAGATATAGACGGGAAAACTTTCTAAAGAAGCCTAACGTAAACGATGAGGCCATAAGTCGTATTCTCAGCAAGGTCTCTTGTAAAAGCTTTGAGTCTCTATAA
- the rpoZ gene encoding DNA-directed RNA polymerase subunit omega encodes MSRRPNIEEALKKVSSRYELVHAVAKRASQLLEKGEDIFIRDKTRGELIKKTFQAIEDIAQGKVHVVKLRRSSEND; translated from the coding sequence ATGAGTAGAAGACCTAACATAGAAGAAGCACTTAAGAAGGTATCTTCAAGGTATGAACTTGTGCACGCTGTTGCAAAAAGGGCGAGCCAGCTACTGGAAAAGGGGGAAGATATCTTTATAAGGGACAAGACGAGAGGCGAGCTTATAAAGAAAACCTTCCAGGCTATAGAGGACATAGCTCAGGGTAAGGTTCATGTAGTAAAGTTGAGGAGAAGCTCTGAAAATGATTAA
- the asd gene encoding aspartate-semialdehyde dehydrogenase, translated as MGYRVAVVGATGEVGRAFLKVLEERNFPVDELFLFASERSEGLELTFKGERLKVQALNKVADFKGIDIALFSAGSSISKEYAPRFVSDGAVVIDNSSAWRLDPEVPLVVPEVNPEDVKDHKGIIANPNCSTIQMLVALKPIYDAVGIEAIVVSTYQSVSGAGAKAIRELQEQTRAWCEGKEIPPAKALPKRIAFNVVPQIDVFTENGYTKEELKMLNETRKILHDPHIRVSATCVRVPVFYGHSEAVSVKLKSELSPESAREILSKAKGVVVVDNPLEGQYPLAIEVAGKDEVFVGRIRKDLVFEPGLSMWIVADNIRKGAATNAVQIAELLTQYAMV; from the coding sequence ATGGGATACAGGGTAGCGGTAGTTGGTGCAACGGGTGAAGTAGGAAGGGCTTTCCTAAAGGTTCTGGAAGAGAGAAACTTTCCCGTGGACGAGCTGTTCCTTTTTGCCTCAGAGAGGTCCGAAGGGCTTGAGCTTACCTTCAAGGGTGAAAGGTTAAAAGTTCAGGCACTTAATAAGGTCGCCGACTTTAAAGGCATAGATATAGCACTTTTTTCTGCGGGCTCTTCCATAAGTAAGGAATATGCACCGAGGTTTGTCTCTGATGGTGCGGTTGTTATAGATAATTCCTCTGCCTGGAGGCTTGACCCAGAAGTGCCTTTGGTAGTGCCAGAGGTAAATCCAGAAGATGTCAAAGACCACAAGGGTATAATAGCCAACCCTAACTGCTCTACCATACAGATGCTTGTAGCACTAAAGCCCATATACGATGCGGTTGGGATAGAAGCCATAGTGGTCTCCACCTACCAGTCAGTGTCTGGTGCAGGTGCAAAAGCCATAAGGGAGCTTCAAGAACAAACAAGGGCATGGTGCGAAGGAAAAGAAATACCACCAGCAAAGGCACTGCCAAAAAGAATAGCCTTCAACGTAGTGCCACAGATAGACGTTTTTACAGAAAACGGATACACGAAGGAAGAGTTAAAGATGCTAAACGAGACCAGAAAGATACTCCATGACCCCCATATAAGGGTCTCCGCAACCTGCGTAAGAGTGCCGGTCTTTTATGGACATTCAGAGGCGGTAAGCGTCAAGTTAAAGTCCGAACTTTCTCCAGAGTCCGCAAGGGAGATACTAAGCAAGGCAAAAGGCGTTGTAGTGGTGGACAACCCCTTAGAGGGTCAATATCCTCTTGCAATAGAGGTGGCAGGAAAAGATGAAGTCTTTGTGGGAAGGATAAGAAAGGATTTGGTCTTTGAGCCGGGGCTTTCCATGTGGATAGTGGCGGACAACATACGCAAAGGTGCAGCTACCAACGCAGTGCAGATAGCAGAACTTCTAACCCAATACGCTATGGTGTAA
- a CDS encoding DUF3536 domain-containing protein, protein MNFLCIHCHFHQPPRENPYLGLVPIEESAQPFENWNERIFRESYLPNLYAHYRKEGRILKVVNNYEHVSFNFTYSLLSWLLREKPWFVQRLKTSGKRAIASGFNHTILPLDPEEDREVQIVWGIRAFERVFGRKPSGFWLPELAVDRKTLSLLLKHGIKYLILAPHQVKTKGSYLRLHLPEGHMDIFIYDGELSHGIAFGELINHMDEVIRRVGERRGLTLIAVDGETFGHHKKFGEMGLAYLIENYPNIKGLEEIHKIMHPEGETDIWEFTSWSCAHGIERWRSDCGCSTGGLPGWHQKWRGPMREALEIVRSKVKERLFRALEKYTKDPQSALFDFVDIPLGGSKEEYLQEKAKRPLSKEERAELFKHLYAYKYISYAFSSDGWFFAEISGIEAVKNLLFAKKAIDLMGDSGLEERFLKVLSEAPSNLQSYGNGLGVWQSLVLPQKVSRERLITSITALELSDVIPQEGTLGNFYYRVEGFEPWKVYIKDMETEEEFEALEELREFNLSHVPQPFLSWLLDKWAYTYLEEDVNFTESYELLLEGLLFHARGRYFEAGNLIEDNVKAYLRLKLYLLLRRLAPVDEIKKVLDKAESLNLDIRDVSVKFWTERYVGKKILMGLSEGEAEEIATFIKDYNRGVGKYELMVNLWELQNWAWENREKLSQKTLNLLGFE, encoded by the coding sequence ATGAACTTTCTTTGTATACATTGCCATTTTCATCAACCACCAAGGGAAAACCCATACCTTGGTCTTGTACCCATAGAGGAATCTGCCCAACCTTTTGAGAATTGGAACGAGAGAATATTCAGAGAATCCTATCTTCCAAACCTTTACGCACACTATAGGAAGGAAGGCAGGATACTTAAGGTGGTAAACAACTACGAGCACGTAAGCTTTAACTTCACCTACAGTCTTCTCTCTTGGCTTCTCAGAGAAAAACCTTGGTTTGTCCAAAGGCTTAAGACCTCAGGCAAAAGGGCTATAGCCTCAGGCTTTAACCACACTATACTGCCCCTTGACCCAGAGGAGGACAGGGAAGTCCAGATAGTTTGGGGTATAAGAGCCTTTGAAAGGGTCTTTGGAAGAAAACCCTCTGGCTTTTGGCTTCCTGAGCTTGCGGTAGACAGAAAAACCCTTTCCCTCTTGCTAAAGCATGGCATAAAATACCTCATACTTGCACCACATCAGGTCAAAACAAAGGGAAGCTACCTTAGACTGCATCTGCCAGAGGGTCATATGGATATCTTTATCTACGATGGGGAGCTCTCTCATGGTATAGCCTTTGGAGAGCTTATAAACCACATGGATGAAGTTATAAGAAGAGTAGGCGAAAGAAGGGGTCTTACCCTTATTGCGGTGGATGGTGAGACCTTTGGTCATCACAAGAAGTTTGGTGAGATGGGGCTTGCTTACCTTATAGAGAACTATCCAAACATCAAAGGTCTTGAGGAAATACACAAGATAATGCATCCAGAGGGAGAAACGGATATATGGGAGTTTACCTCTTGGAGCTGTGCTCACGGTATAGAAAGATGGAGGTCTGACTGCGGCTGCTCCACTGGTGGTCTTCCTGGTTGGCATCAAAAGTGGAGAGGACCTATGAGGGAAGCCCTTGAAATAGTCAGGTCAAAGGTAAAGGAAAGGCTCTTTAGAGCCTTGGAAAAATATACAAAAGACCCGCAGAGTGCCCTTTTTGACTTTGTGGATATACCGCTTGGAGGTTCAAAGGAAGAATATCTGCAGGAAAAGGCAAAAAGACCTCTTAGCAAAGAGGAAAGAGCGGAGCTCTTTAAGCATCTATATGCTTACAAATACATAAGTTATGCCTTTTCTTCCGATGGCTGGTTTTTTGCAGAGATTTCTGGTATAGAGGCTGTAAAGAACCTGCTCTTTGCAAAAAAAGCCATAGACCTTATGGGCGATAGCGGGCTTGAGGAGAGATTTCTCAAGGTGCTTTCTGAAGCTCCCAGCAACCTTCAATCTTATGGCAACGGTCTTGGGGTGTGGCAGAGCCTTGTCTTGCCTCAGAAGGTTTCAAGGGAGCGTCTAATCACTTCCATAACCGCCCTTGAGCTGTCAGACGTCATACCTCAGGAAGGAACGTTGGGAAATTTCTACTATAGGGTAGAGGGCTTTGAACCTTGGAAGGTCTACATCAAGGATATGGAAACGGAAGAGGAGTTTGAAGCCTTAGAGGAGCTAAGGGAGTTTAATCTTAGTCATGTGCCTCAACCTTTTCTCAGTTGGCTACTGGATAAATGGGCTTATACATACCTTGAAGAGGATGTGAACTTTACCGAAAGCTATGAACTCCTGCTTGAGGGTTTGCTTTTTCATGCAAGAGGCAGGTATTTTGAAGCAGGAAACTTGATAGAAGATAATGTAAAAGCATACCTCAGGCTAAAGCTTTACCTTCTTCTTAGAAGGCTTGCTCCTGTGGATGAGATTAAGAAGGTATTGGACAAGGCGGAAAGCCTTAACCTTGACATAAGAGATGTCTCTGTCAAGTTTTGGACGGAAAGATACGTAGGTAAGAAGATACTTATGGGATTGTCAGAAGGGGAAGCAGAGGAGATAGCCACCTTTATCAAAGATTACAACAGAGGGGTTGGGAAGTATGAACTTATGGTAAACCTGTGGGAGCTTCAAAACTGGGCGTGGGAAAACAGAGAGAAGCTAAGTCAAAAAACGCTCAATCTTTTAGGCTTTGAATAA